The Aedes aegypti strain LVP_AGWG chromosome 3, AaegL5.0 Primary Assembly, whole genome shotgun sequence genome contains a region encoding:
- the LOC5569656 gene encoding semaphorin-5A yields MGVFTIRMAPTRHRPSSLSRPLAPSWLASTVPFAMATILALLSPQVQAENDFRYISYQDLLPTSDRFTDANVTSFSRLLFDVARDQVIVGARDNLYRLSLHLDLREKMPWEVTLAMRNTCLDKGQSEEACRNHIMVLENFGNRVYVCGTYAFSPYCSWRQMENLTVTRYDKGVAKCPFSPFANNTAHMSDNGKLYVGTTTDFSGSDPAILRADVTQEGSRMLRTNQYNSKWLNDPQFVGSFEHGEFVYFVFREAAVEYINCGKIVYSRIARICKNDPGGTQILKDNWTSFVKARLNCSLPGDYPFYFNEVQGMVYSQEEGILYATFTTPENSIHGSAICAFNMSAIHTAFSGAFKYQESLGSAWHRQDAQHRDHFECHAGPTARHVSLIDSSKYQLMDQAVQPIIGQPLHYTKLERFNHIAIDVIPTKLHERVHVIYVATDAGLIKKISVLPRTKSTCVVEIWRPEPSSESKIRTIQYVKETDSLYVGTDTALSRISSHHCNRHLSRLSCLNSMDPYCGWNELQEACTIAPNGDTLAKYWIQNATECPVLTAPVDGGWSAWSDWSKCAQSNGHVHPINTNEDFSANADSCLCRTRTCDNPSPKNGGRSCTGMSIAVTNCTVHGGWTDWSAWSACSQTCGMAVKTRRRTCGNPKPAHGGRVCVGPDRAEIYCSHLPPCPAPKQPPIDGGWGPWGVWGECSTPCGGGYRIRRRKCDDPTPQNGGMECPGCHLDYEVCNTHQCPDVKRTGAWTPWLTVSNGTLPNGGYVEKRFRYTCKAPIADSSLLKISPKEETRVCHADGSCQRSSDGGYGASESEDGWSEWTSWSSCSASCGGGQQFRTRTCEKAECDGINRMARACNAQPCKGEWGCWSDWSPCSVTCGLGTRTRSRQCLSMSGNVIFGNDCEGQSTQYDTCEMPSCDSFLGWGEWSEWSACNTDDEKVRTRKCLIPTPDQKMCQGSDREIRKCQVEMSNEIPHALTAKPSSIMAIVIGVTSLIIVCCAGTAFITMYLMKKKNKGIKAIQGSPCYGSYPNQYSSLPTKDYTESHKPKRQSSFNGRNDASGSKIANGHTTLTKSNNVNGAVLGNNTPKVLAKSFNDPDTATIKRNSHGLNNIRHARQLELEEEKY; encoded by the exons AGACAACCTGTACCGCCTATCCTTGCATCTGGACTTACGGGAAAAGATGCCCTGGGAGGTGACTCTGGCGATGCGAAATACCTGCTTGGACAAGGGCCAAAGCGAGGAAGCGTGCCGAAATCATATCATGGTGCTGGAGAATTTCGGCAACCGAGTGTACGTCTGCGGAACGTATGCCTTCAGTCCGTACTGCTCCTGGCGGCAAATGGAAAACCTAACGGTTACGCGGTATGACAAGGGCGTTGCCAAGTGCCCGTTCAGCCCGTTCGCGAACAATACGGCGCACATGTCTGACAATGGGAAACTGTACGTGGGAACGACGACGGATTTCTCCGGATCCGATCCGGCCATTTTAAGGGCGGATGTTACACAAGAGGGAAGCCGAATGCTACGTACCAATCAGTACAACTCCAAGTGGTTGAACGATCCGCAGTTTGTcggaagctttgaacatggagaGTTTGTGTACTTTGTGTTCAGGGAAGCTGCGGTGGAGTATATCAACTGTGGAAAAATCGTTTACTCTAGGATAGCTAGAATCTGTAAGAACGATCCGGGTGGTACCCAGATTCTGAAGGATAATTGGACGTCTTTCGTGAAGGCCAGACTGAACTGTTCGTTGCCGGGAGACTATCCGTTCTACTTCAACGAAGTACAAGGTATGGTCTACTCGCAGGAAGAAGGCATCTTGTACGCTACATTCACGACTCCAGA GAATAGCATCCATGGTTCGGCAATCTGCGCCTTCAACATGTCAGCCATCCACACGGCGTTCTCCGGAGCATTCAAATACCAGGAATCGCTAGGTTCGGCTTGGCATCGACAAGATGCTCAGCATCGTGATCACTTCGAATGCCATGCTGGACCAACTGCCCGCCATGTATCGCTGATTGATTCGTCCAAATATCAACTGATGGACCAAGCAGTTCAGCCAATCATCGGTCAGCCCCTTCACTACACCAAACTGGAACGGTTCAATCACATCGCGATCGATGTGATTCCAACCAAACTTCACGAACGAGTTCACGTTATCTACGTAGCAACGGATGCAGGTCTCATAAAGAAGATATCCGTTCTACCAAGGACGAAGTCAACGTGCGTTGTCGAAATTTGGCGTCCCGAGCCCAGCAGTGAATCTAAGATCCGAACCATTCAATACGTGAAAGAAACGGACTCTCTGTATGTGGGCACTGACACGGCTTTGAGCCGGATATCCTCGCATCACTGTAATCGGCACTTGTCCAGGTTGAGTTGTCTAAACTCCATGGATCCGTATTGTGGATGGAACGAACTACAAGAGGCTTGCACGATCGCACCTAACGGAGATACTCTTGCAAAGTACTGGATACAAAATGCTACGGAATGTCCTGTGCTAACTGCTCCCGTCGACGGAGGGTGGTCCGCTTGGTCCGACTGGAGTAAATGTGCGCAATCCAATGGACATGTTCATCCAATTAACACCAATGAAGACTTTTCCGCCAACGCAGATTCTTGCCTCTGTAGAACCCGAACGTGTGACAATCCCTCACCTAAAAATGGAGGACGATCGTGTACGGGAATGAGTATAGCCGTCACTAACTGTACCGTTCATGGCGGTTGGACCGACTGGTCGGCGTGGTCAGCATGCTCGCAAACCTGTGGAATGGCGGTCAAAACACGGCGAAGAACATGCGGCAATCCCAAGCCTGCTCATGGCGGCCGAGTTTGTGTTGGCCCAGATCGTGCGGAAATCTACTGTTCACATTTGCCTCCGTGCCCTGCTCCAAAACAACCTCCGATTGATGGAGGTTGGGGACCATGGGGAGTCTGGGGAGAATGTAGCACACCTTGCGGCGGAGGGTATCGCATCCGAAGAAGGAAATGCGACGATCCGACCCCACAGAACGGAGGTATGGAGTGCCCGGGATGCCACTTGGACTACGAAGTTTGCAACACGCATCAATGCCCGGATGTAAAGCGAACGGGAGCGTGGACACCTTGGCTAACTGTATCGAATGGCACTCTACCAAATGGGGGTTACGTGGAGAAACGATTTAGGTACACGTGCAAGGCACCGATCGCAGACTCGTCACTGTTGAAGATCAGTCCGAAGGAGGAAACGAGGGTATGCCACGCCGATGGGTCTTGTCAGCGATCCAGTGACGGCGGCTACGGTGCAAGCGAAAGCGAAGATGGTTGGAGCGAGTGGACCTCGTGGAGCAGCTGTAGCGCTTCCTGCGGTGGTGGACAACAGTTCCGGACGAGAACGTGCGAGAAGGCGGAGTGCGACGGAATCAACAGGATGGCGCGAGCTTGTAATGCTCAACCGTGTAAAG GTGAATGGGGCTGCTGGAGCGATTGGTCACCATGTTCGGTGACCTGTGGGCTTGGGACGCGAACTCGTTCGCGACAGTGTCTATCGATGTCGGGCAACGTGATCTTCGGAAATGACTGCGAAGGACAAAGCACTCAATACGATACATGTGAGATGCCTAGCTGCGATT CATTCCTCGGCTGGGGTGAGTGGAGTGAGTGGTCTGCTTGCAACACGGACGATGAGAAGGTTCGGACACGGAAGTGTCTCATACCGACGCCGGATCAGAAGATGTGTCAGGGCAGCGATCGCGAGATTCGCAAGTGCCAAGTGGAAATGAGTAACG aaattcctcACGCCTTGACAGCGAAACCCTCCTCGATAATGGCAATCGTTATTGGAGTGACGTCGCTTATCATCGTTTGCTGTGCTGGAACTGCTTTCATCACCATGTACCTGATGAAGAAAAAGAATAAGGGCATCAAAGCGATTCAGGGTTCGCCATGCTACGGATCCTACCCGAATCAGTACTCTTCACTGCCGACTAAAGAT TACACCGAGAGCCACAAACCGAAGCGCCAATCGTCGTTCAACGGCCGGAACGATGCCAGCGGCTCGAAGATCGCCAACGGCCACACCACGCTAACCAAGTCGAACAACGTCAACGGGGCGGTTCTCggcaacaacacccccaaagtgcTGGCCAAGTCGTTCAACGACCCGGACACGGCCACCATCAAGCGAAACTCGCACGGCTTGAACAACATCCGCCACGCCCGACAGCTGGAACTGGAGGAGGAAAAGTACTGA